A part of Lacibacter sp. H407 genomic DNA contains:
- a CDS encoding ATP-binding protein: MNLTTKQENEILQVYHAYWDNYIKGDVEAMHPLLADEYTQVGSAESEVFFNKKDAVQFLYDTIEQVAGKLEMRNRKTILEQQEHSILIHEFCDLYALADGNWIFYSKFRASSLMQQKNDSWKIIHQHSSFPDTKTEDGQNISIDKIAEENLQLREAIKRRTVELEQKNRELEIETSLERVRAEAMGMKKPDDILAICKVMFTELQSLGFSQLRNTLINFWDDDSSSLIDYDYSDETGGHKAILSYSSHPVFEQFQKKIKNSQDAFAELVVTKDDLESWKQRRRDSGEYEDPRLNQIDALYYYFYSIGVGAIGISTFKSITDEQLNILKRFRNVFDFAYRRYADVTQAEAQAREAQIQLALERVRARSMAMHKSEELADLSLELVKQVQALGVATWFCAFNINDEDPNSSLEWGSNGQGTFPQYRTPREGVFLRYFNAAQNGETFFINEIGENECPAHYEYLCSLPGVGDQLLQMKNAGIPFPASQIDHVAFFKYGYLLFITYEPVPEAHEIFMRFAKVFEQTYTRFLDLQKAETQAREAKIEAALEKVRSRSLAMHKSDELSEVIAEVQRKFQELDISMQSRVAVVVVFDKNSRNFNQWVASPDFSNIYISTPYFQNPILDDFWSAKEGGVDFYSKAYSLEVKNSYFQFFFENSTYENVEGLEEQKKWLFEQEFYSYSPAFEKNSSIGIADFSGKSLNESDKEIIKRFAKVFEQAYVRFLDLQKAEAQAREAQIEAALERVRSRSMGMQKSEELKEVIKIVYQQLRQLNIHLDHAGFVVDYKPKGDWHFWIADEQDIPSKITHPYFESVWANQFNEAKEKDTHFFATHLNFEEKNKFYKELLSYVPGLPEASKDFYLNCPGLAASTALLENVGLYIENFSGTPYTDDENNTLLRFGKVFQQTYTRFLDLQKAEAQAREAQIEAALERVRSRSMAMHKSDELLEAGEILFLEMQKLGIESLTAGYVLIDKEEKNGLNYTPHPGTKKIMPVPVIIPHNETIHMQQVVENWKKGDSSFIVEMDENETIKHQTFIAERSTNFPLSAAELIAISPAKLFLHNFYFKEGYILIVGGTKLSAEQTDIMLRFAKVFQQTYTRFLDLQKAEAQAREAKIEAALEKARARTMGMQSSDELPEVANVLFLEVQGLGIPAWSCGYNILAEDKTSATCCMSSEGTLQTPFKLRLYGEASFAEMGDFLRSEQTMLVQELGGKALEEHYAFMKSFPDLKPTFDQIDELGLSLPTYQINHLCKFTQGFLLFITYEKVPDSHDIFKRFTKVFEQTYTRFLDLKKAEAQAREAQINLAVERVRARALAMFQSEEILYVVHKLKEEIMSLDIPNVIAATIHLKENDGRCRIWDITSIEINDEALQHPMDIRFRLEDTDPTFFMRRIWGNTANYFVEMQDENDLQCTIQWLRDIDRNQQADETEQFIASTNLKQLYHPTIQLNNGRMGIDLLEKPAPEIESILEKMGAAFDLAYTRFLDLQKAESQARQAKIETALEKVRARALAMQEPEELTEVAKVLRHEMGLLGVEELETCSIFIHDETMNRTECWYALKDSRSEENKLVSDHFPLQLHDTWVGREMKNFYSSDSKQVSIVMQGANRKEWINYCETKSISLQGYYGQSIPDRTYHLFKFSHGAIGAASAGDISSESWDLLQRAASVFSLAYSRFKDLTQARFDLQRLKEEKQKAETALSELQTTQKQLIQSEKMASLGELTAGIAHEIQNPLNFVNNFSDVSTELIDEMNEEIAKGNLEDAKQIAEDLKQNLEKINHHGKRAGDIVKGMLQHSRSSSATKEPTNINKLADEYLRLAYHGLRAKDKSFNATLKTDFDETIGNINIIPQDIGRVILNLITNAFYVVNEKSKQGIAGYEPTVSVSTKKANSKIEISVKDNGKGIPDSIKEKIFQPFFTTKPTGQGTGLGLSLSYDIVKAHGGEMKVETKEGERSEFIIQIPIV, translated from the coding sequence ATGAATCTAACTACGAAACAGGAAAATGAAATACTGCAGGTGTACCACGCCTATTGGGATAACTATATCAAAGGTGATGTAGAAGCAATGCATCCATTACTTGCGGATGAATATACACAGGTAGGCAGTGCAGAGAGTGAAGTATTCTTTAATAAAAAAGATGCTGTTCAATTTCTGTATGATACCATTGAACAGGTAGCAGGAAAATTAGAAATGCGGAACCGCAAAACAATATTAGAACAGCAGGAGCATTCGATTCTGATACATGAGTTCTGCGATCTCTATGCGTTGGCAGATGGTAACTGGATTTTTTATTCCAAATTCAGGGCATCCTCATTGATGCAGCAAAAAAATGATAGCTGGAAAATCATTCATCAACATTCTTCTTTCCCGGATACAAAAACAGAGGATGGTCAAAACATTTCCATTGATAAAATAGCAGAAGAGAACCTTCAACTGCGTGAAGCAATCAAGCGCCGCACTGTTGAACTGGAACAAAAAAATCGGGAACTGGAAATTGAAACCTCATTAGAAAGAGTGCGGGCCGAAGCAATGGGCATGAAAAAACCGGATGATATTCTTGCTATCTGCAAAGTAATGTTTACAGAATTGCAATCACTCGGTTTCTCCCAATTAAGAAATACGCTGATTAATTTTTGGGATGATGACAGCAGTTCGTTAATTGATTATGATTATTCAGATGAAACAGGAGGACATAAAGCCATCCTTTCATACAGCAGTCACCCTGTTTTTGAGCAATTCCAGAAAAAAATCAAAAACTCTCAAGATGCGTTTGCTGAATTGGTTGTTACAAAAGACGACTTGGAAAGTTGGAAACAACGGCGCCGTGATAGTGGTGAATATGAAGATCCCCGACTCAATCAGATAGATGCATTGTATTATTATTTCTATTCCATTGGTGTTGGAGCCATCGGCATTTCAACCTTCAAATCCATTACAGATGAGCAACTGAATATTCTGAAACGTTTCAGAAATGTGTTTGATTTTGCTTACCGTCGATATGCAGATGTAACGCAGGCCGAAGCACAGGCAAGAGAAGCACAGATACAATTAGCACTGGAAAGGGTGCGTGCAAGAAGCATGGCCATGCATAAAAGTGAAGAGCTGGCAGATCTCTCACTTGAATTGGTGAAGCAGGTACAGGCTTTAGGAGTAGCCACGTGGTTTTGTGCATTCAATATAAACGATGAAGATCCCAACAGTTCACTGGAATGGGGCAGTAATGGACAAGGTACGTTTCCGCAATACAGAACGCCACGAGAAGGAGTTTTTCTTCGTTACTTTAATGCAGCACAAAATGGAGAAACTTTTTTTATAAACGAGATCGGTGAAAACGAATGTCCTGCTCACTATGAGTATTTATGCAGTTTGCCCGGTGTGGGAGATCAGTTATTGCAAATGAAAAATGCAGGTATTCCTTTTCCTGCTTCGCAAATTGATCATGTAGCTTTTTTCAAATATGGCTACCTACTCTTTATCACTTATGAACCGGTTCCCGAAGCGCATGAAATTTTTATGCGTTTCGCAAAAGTATTTGAACAAACCTATACCCGTTTCCTTGATCTGCAAAAAGCAGAAACACAGGCAAGAGAAGCAAAGATAGAAGCGGCGTTGGAAAAAGTTCGGTCACGATCTCTAGCAATGCATAAAAGTGATGAATTAAGTGAAGTAATTGCCGAGGTGCAAAGAAAATTTCAGGAGTTGGACATTTCCATGCAATCAAGGGTAGCGGTCGTTGTTGTTTTTGATAAAAATTCAAGAAATTTTAATCAATGGGTGGCTTCCCCTGACTTTTCTAATATTTACATTTCAACGCCCTACTTTCAAAACCCGATTTTAGATGATTTTTGGTCTGCTAAAGAAGGTGGAGTTGACTTTTATAGTAAAGCATATTCATTGGAGGTAAAAAATAGTTATTTCCAATTCTTTTTTGAAAATTCTACTTATGAAAATGTCGAGGGGCTTGAAGAACAGAAAAAATGGCTTTTTGAACAGGAATTTTATTCTTATTCACCGGCTTTCGAAAAAAATTCAAGTATTGGTATCGCAGATTTTTCCGGGAAGTCATTAAATGAAAGTGATAAAGAAATAATAAAGCGTTTTGCAAAAGTTTTTGAACAAGCTTACGTACGCTTTCTTGATCTGCAAAAAGCAGAAGCACAGGCAAGAGAAGCACAGATTGAAGCAGCTTTGGAAAGAGTGAGAAGCCGTAGCATGGGAATGCAAAAAAGTGAGGAACTTAAAGAGGTAATAAAAATTGTTTACCAGCAACTGAGGCAATTAAATATTCATCTTGACCACGCCGGTTTTGTTGTTGACTATAAGCCGAAAGGAGATTGGCATTTCTGGATTGCGGATGAGCAGGACATTCCTTCTAAAATAACGCATCCCTATTTTGAATCTGTTTGGGCAAATCAATTTAATGAAGCAAAAGAAAAAGACACACACTTCTTTGCTACCCATTTGAATTTTGAAGAAAAGAACAAATTTTATAAGGAGCTTCTCTCCTATGTTCCCGGTTTACCGGAAGCATCAAAAGATTTTTATTTAAACTGCCCCGGTCTTGCCGCATCTACTGCTTTATTAGAGAATGTTGGATTGTATATCGAAAACTTTTCAGGAACTCCTTACACCGATGATGAGAATAATACATTGCTGCGTTTTGGAAAAGTATTTCAACAAACCTATACCCGTTTTCTTGATTTACAGAAAGCAGAAGCACAGGCAAGAGAAGCGCAGATAGAAGCAGCATTAGAAAGAGTGAGAAGCAGAAGTATGGCCATGCACAAAAGTGATGAGTTACTGGAAGCAGGTGAAATACTTTTTTTAGAAATGCAAAAGCTCGGCATTGAAAGCCTTACAGCCGGTTACGTATTAATTGATAAAGAAGAAAAAAATGGATTGAATTACACACCACATCCGGGTACAAAAAAAATAATGCCCGTGCCTGTAATCATTCCGCATAATGAAACCATTCATATGCAACAGGTGGTGGAGAACTGGAAAAAAGGAGATTCTTCTTTCATAGTTGAAATGGATGAAAACGAAACCATCAAACACCAAACGTTTATTGCCGAACGAAGTACAAATTTTCCGTTAAGCGCAGCAGAACTGATTGCCATTTCGCCTGCAAAATTATTTCTGCATAATTTCTATTTTAAAGAAGGGTATATATTGATAGTTGGCGGCACAAAATTATCTGCGGAGCAAACAGATATTATGTTGCGTTTTGCAAAAGTGTTTCAACAAACCTATACCCGTTTTCTTGATTTACAGAAAGCAGAAGCACAGGCAAGGGAAGCAAAGATCGAAGCTGCTCTCGAGAAGGCAAGGGCACGAACCATGGGTATGCAATCAAGCGATGAGTTACCTGAAGTAGCCAACGTATTATTTTTGGAAGTGCAGGGATTGGGTATTCCCGCCTGGAGCTGCGGGTATAATATTCTTGCTGAAGATAAAACCTCAGCTACCTGCTGTATGAGTAGTGAAGGAACATTACAAACACCATTTAAGCTTCGCCTGTATGGTGAAGCATCCTTTGCTGAAATGGGTGATTTTCTCCGTAGTGAACAAACAATGCTGGTGCAGGAACTCGGTGGTAAAGCCTTAGAAGAACACTATGCGTTTATGAAATCTTTTCCTGATCTGAAACCGACGTTTGATCAGATCGATGAACTGGGACTATCGCTACCTACGTATCAGATCAACCATCTCTGCAAATTCACGCAAGGTTTTCTATTGTTCATCACGTATGAAAAAGTTCCTGACTCACATGATATTTTCAAACGCTTCACAAAAGTGTTTGAACAAACCTATACCCGTTTTCTCGATTTAAAAAAGGCAGAGGCGCAGGCAAGAGAAGCACAAATTAATCTGGCTGTAGAAAGAGTGAGGGCAAGGGCCCTGGCGATGTTTCAATCTGAAGAAATACTTTATGTCGTGCACAAGCTCAAAGAAGAGATCATGAGTTTAGATATCCCCAATGTTATCGCCGCCACCATTCATCTCAAAGAAAACGATGGCAGATGCAGAATATGGGATATTACGTCCATTGAAATAAATGACGAAGCATTGCAACATCCAATGGATATCCGATTCAGGCTTGAAGACACCGACCCTACGTTTTTTATGAGAAGGATCTGGGGCAATACAGCCAATTACTTTGTAGAAATGCAGGATGAAAATGATTTACAATGCACCATCCAATGGCTTCGTGATATCGACCGTAATCAACAGGCGGATGAAACCGAACAGTTTATTGCAAGTACTAATCTCAAACAGCTTTATCACCCTACCATCCAGTTAAACAATGGCAGGATGGGCATCGATTTACTGGAGAAACCGGCTCCTGAAATCGAATCGATCTTAGAGAAAATGGGTGCTGCATTTGACCTGGCTTATACACGCTTTCTCGATCTGCAAAAAGCCGAATCGCAAGCCCGCCAGGCAAAAATTGAAACGGCATTGGAGAAAGTACGTGCAAGGGCACTGGCTATGCAAGAGCCCGAAGAATTGACAGAAGTAGCCAAAGTACTTCGGCATGAAATGGGTTTATTAGGAGTTGAAGAATTAGAGACCTGCAGCATTTTTATTCATGATGAAACAATGAACCGGACAGAATGCTGGTATGCATTAAAAGACAGCAGGTCGGAAGAAAACAAATTAGTCAGTGATCATTTTCCGCTGCAACTGCACGACACATGGGTAGGAAGAGAAATGAAAAATTTTTATAGTTCTGATTCAAAACAGGTTTCCATTGTGATGCAGGGAGCCAACCGGAAAGAATGGATCAACTACTGCGAAACAAAATCCATTTCATTGCAGGGGTATTATGGACAGAGTATACCCGACCGAACCTACCATCTCTTTAAATTCTCACATGGCGCCATTGGAGCTGCGTCAGCCGGCGATATATCGTCCGAAAGCTGGGATCTGTTGCAAAGAGCAGCTTCCGTTTTCTCATTGGCTTATTCAAGGTTTAAGGATTTAACACAGGCAAGGTTTGACTTGCAACGATTGAAGGAAGAAAAACAAAAAGCGGAAACAGCTTTGTCAGAACTGCAAACCACCCAAAAGCAACTCATCCAATCAGAAAAAATGGCATCACTCGGTGAGCTCACCGCAGGCATTGCACATGAAATTCAAAACCCGTTGAACTTCGTCAATAATTTTTCTGATGTGAGTACGGAGTTGATCGACGAGATGAACGAAGAGATAGCGAAAGGAAATTTAGAAGATGCAAAACAGATTGCAGAGGATCTGAAACAAAACCTTGAAAAGATCAATCATCATGGTAAACGTGCCGGTGATATTGTAAAGGGGATGTTACAACACAGCCGCAGCAGCAGTGCTACCAAAGAACCAACAAATATTAATAAACTGGCAGATGAATATTTGCGGTTAGCTTATCATGGTCTGCGTGCAAAAGACAAATCATTCAACGCAACATTGAAAACTGATTTTGATGAAACGATTGGTAACATCAATATTATTCCGCAAGATATTGGAAGAGTGATTCTCAATTTAATTACCAATGCTTTTTATGTAGTGAATGAAAAATCAAAGCAGGGAATTGCAGGTTATGAACCTACTGTTTCAGTGAGTACAAAAAAAGCGAACTCAAAAATTGAGATCAGCGTAAAAGATAATGGCAAAGGCATACCTGATTCTATTAAAGAAAAAATCTTTCAACCATTCTTTACCACCAAGCCCACCGGGCAGGGAACAGGATTAGGTTTGAGTTTGAGTTATGATATTGTAAAAGCACATGGAGGTGAGATGAAAGTGGAAACGAAGGAAGGAGAAAGAAGTGAATTTATTATTCAAATACCTATTGTCTGA
- a CDS encoding nuclear transport factor 2 family protein — MQNVNIIQDMYQAVATGDFPGFLNGMDAAIEWNEAENFPYADNNPYIGPGAVAAGVFGRIAADWEYWTLSDHEYHETTGDKIIVTGRYNAKHKITGKVIKAQFTHIWTLNNGKATSFQQYTDTKQVTDAMK; from the coding sequence ATGCAAAACGTAAACATTATTCAAGACATGTATCAGGCTGTGGCCACCGGCGACTTTCCGGGTTTTTTAAACGGCATGGACGCAGCTATTGAATGGAACGAAGCAGAGAACTTTCCTTATGCAGACAACAATCCTTATATCGGGCCGGGTGCTGTTGCAGCAGGTGTGTTTGGCCGTATTGCTGCCGATTGGGAATACTGGACCTTGTCTGATCATGAGTATCATGAAACAACCGGCGACAAAATTATTGTAACCGGCAGGTACAATGCAAAACATAAGATCACAGGGAAAGTTATCAAAGCCCAGTTTACACATATCTGGACGCTAAACAATGGTAAAGCAACAAGCTTCCAGCAATATACCGATACGAAACAGGTTACAGATGCAATGAAATAA
- a CDS encoding sensor histidine kinase encodes MNQHLQNILSLIQQDETLTAEYKAAITKSLKDADKELEITAFKLDRTEKVKRTTAILLEETIEELDQKRKAIEETNEALTKSLAELKAAQAQLIQSEKMASLGELTAGIAHEIQNPLNFVNNFSEVSTELVDEMNDEIEKGNIEDVKQIAKDLKQNLEKINHHGKRAGDIVKGMLQHSRSSSGQKELTDINALADEYLRLAYHGLRAKDKTFNAAMKTDFDETIGLIKIIPQDIGRVVLNLITNAFYAVSERKKQQPELYEPVVSVSTKKLNDRIEIHVKDNGTGIPQKALDKIFQPFFTTKPTGQGTGLGLSLSYDIVKAHGGELKVETRDGEGSEFIIQLPDSL; translated from the coding sequence ATGAATCAGCATTTACAAAACATATTGAGTTTAATTCAACAGGATGAAACGCTAACCGCTGAATACAAAGCTGCGATCACAAAATCGTTGAAAGATGCTGATAAAGAATTAGAGATAACTGCCTTCAAACTTGACCGTACCGAAAAAGTAAAACGTACCACTGCTATTTTATTGGAAGAAACCATTGAAGAGCTGGACCAAAAACGAAAAGCCATTGAAGAAACAAACGAAGCATTGACCAAATCGCTGGCGGAATTAAAAGCTGCACAGGCACAGTTGATCCAATCCGAAAAAATGGCCAGCCTCGGTGAACTCACTGCAGGTATTGCACATGAAATTCAAAACCCGTTAAACTTCGTCAATAATTTTTCGGAAGTAAGTACAGAGCTGGTGGATGAAATGAATGATGAAATCGAAAAAGGAAACATAGAAGATGTAAAACAAATAGCAAAGGATTTAAAACAAAATCTTGAAAAAATAAACCATCACGGCAAGCGTGCTGGTGATATTGTAAAAGGCATGCTGCAACACAGCCGCAGCAGCAGCGGACAAAAAGAACTCACCGATATCAACGCATTGGCCGATGAATATTTACGGTTAGCGTATCATGGTTTGCGTGCAAAAGACAAAACATTTAATGCAGCCATGAAAACAGATTTTGATGAAACGATTGGCTTGATAAAAATTATTCCGCAGGATATTGGTCGTGTAGTGCTCAATCTCATTACTAATGCATTTTATGCAGTATCAGAACGGAAAAAACAACAGCCTGAATTATACGAACCCGTTGTTTCAGTCAGCACAAAAAAATTAAATGACCGCATTGAGATCCATGTAAAAGACAATGGCACCGGCATTCCACAAAAAGCACTCGATAAAATTTTTCAACCCTTCTTCACCACCAAACCCACAGGACAAGGAACCGGTTTAGGATTGAGTTTGAGTTATGATATTGTAAAAGCACACGGCGGTGAGTTGAAAGTAGAAACAAGAGATGGAGAAGGAAGTGAGTTTATTATTCAATTACCAGATTCGTTATAA
- a CDS encoding FIST signal transduction protein, producing the protein MQAKSIKGVSIEEIQSAVQQSMSDGFKPTLAIALLSIKQDRNAIFKILDDAGITIFGATTNGGFIDDEIEMGSAAIMLLDISRDYFTILFEEYPDKNYREVATGMATKTLERFAHPAFLIAGSNMETDAEQLLFGFEDVIGKTVNIHGCMAGDDFSFKEQFVFTNNKETSRGVVMLAFDEDKIKLRGRAICGWKAVGTVKTVTKSEGNHVYTVDDIPVLDLTAKYGGLTIKDDGGFSIEVAAQFPLQLQRETGDPVMRPGLMIDWTDHSFYCSGAVPQGSKVRFSLPPDFDVIEKVIEGCEDLKATEIPDAEALIIFSCAGRFVSLGPLINEEIKGMSKVWDVPMVGMFSNAELARATGGNLEMHNLTACCVAIKEK; encoded by the coding sequence ATGCAGGCAAAATCAATAAAAGGAGTTTCAATAGAAGAAATCCAATCCGCCGTACAACAAAGCATGTCCGATGGTTTCAAACCAACATTGGCTATTGCCTTACTGTCCATTAAACAAGATCGCAATGCCATCTTCAAAATATTAGATGATGCAGGCATCACCATTTTTGGGGCCACTACCAATGGTGGTTTTATTGATGATGAAATAGAAATGGGTTCTGCGGCCATCATGTTACTAGACATAAGCCGGGATTACTTTACTATTCTTTTTGAAGAATACCCCGATAAAAACTACCGGGAAGTAGCCACAGGCATGGCTACAAAAACGCTGGAACGGTTTGCTCATCCTGCATTTCTTATTGCCGGCAGTAATATGGAAACGGATGCAGAGCAACTGCTTTTTGGTTTCGAAGATGTAATAGGTAAAACTGTAAACATACATGGCTGCATGGCGGGTGATGATTTTAGTTTTAAGGAGCAATTTGTATTTACCAATAATAAAGAAACCAGCAGGGGCGTCGTTATGCTGGCCTTTGATGAAGACAAAATTAAACTACGGGGTCGGGCCATCTGTGGTTGGAAAGCAGTAGGTACGGTAAAAACAGTTACAAAAAGCGAAGGCAATCATGTGTATACAGTGGATGATATACCGGTGCTGGACCTTACAGCAAAATATGGCGGACTAACAATAAAAGATGATGGCGGCTTTTCCATAGAAGTAGCAGCACAATTTCCTTTGCAATTGCAACGAGAAACCGGCGACCCGGTAATGAGGCCCGGTCTGATGATTGACTGGACCGACCACTCTTTTTATTGTAGCGGTGCGGTTCCCCAGGGTTCCAAAGTTCGTTTTTCGTTGCCACCGGATTTTGATGTAATAGAAAAAGTAATTGAAGGGTGCGAAGATTTGAAAGCAACCGAAATACCTGATGCAGAAGCGTTGATCATATTCAGTTGCGCAGGGCGGTTTGTTTCGCTGGGGCCGCTTATCAATGAAGAAATAAAAGGCATGAGCAAAGTGTGGGATGTGCCGATGGTCGGCATGTTCAGCAATGCAGAACTGGCAAGGGCTACCGGTGGAAATCTGGAAATGCACAACTTAACGGCCTGTTGTGTGGCGATAAAAGAAAAATAA
- a CDS encoding ATP-binding protein: MKHPIILLLFVSVSFAAKAQQTLPDSLKTAFQLASNDSVKFKASRAIYTFYEETNRDSALRYAELRYAIAKKYNRRIEEAHLLGQMAYQQIYLGRFSEALTNLTEAVQIATESKDANTWELTAFNTPGKSRQVTLSMLNHMLGHLKLQTGSTESVHYFKEGRRIGIEIDNAFRVTVADMLLATNYMQLNEPDSALLYAKEGEAYGIRGGISKYLSNIYSVIGDIYWQKRLDTTALNYYHKSLQYAIPEANFTVVAGVYESLTNYYKTNGNADSSLHYASKTFAVVESLGAVTTFWSRDINLGKVYQNLATAYLLKRNTDSANKYLQLAITVKDSLTTNKLSRLSAFQRLTLDEQIRLQEEEKKRTEAENKRRMYILFAGIAVAMIIILLIYRNNRQKQKAYDQLQMQKAETDLQKEKADTALQELKSTQSQLIQSEKMASLGELTAGIAHEIQNPLNFVNNFSEVSNELIDEMNVELNKGDIEEAKAIANDVKQNLEKINHHGKRADAIVKGMLQHSRSSSGAKEPTDINALCDEYLRLSYHGLRAKDKTFNATLKTDFDAGVGNINIIPQDIGRVILNLITNAFYVVNEKSKQGIVDYEPTVSVSTKKANSKIEIIVKDNGNGIPDSIKEKIFQPFFTTKPTGQGTGLGLSLSYDIVKAHGGELKVATKEGEGSEFTIQLPF, from the coding sequence ATGAAGCACCCCATCATCCTACTTCTTTTTGTATCCGTTTCCTTTGCTGCGAAAGCTCAGCAAACATTGCCCGACAGTTTAAAAACAGCCTTTCAACTGGCTTCGAATGATTCTGTAAAATTTAAAGCCTCCAGAGCCATCTATACGTTTTACGAAGAAACCAACCGGGATTCTGCACTTCGCTATGCAGAGCTACGTTATGCCATTGCAAAAAAATACAATCGCAGGATTGAAGAAGCGCATTTGCTAGGACAAATGGCATATCAACAAATATATCTTGGTCGTTTCAGTGAAGCATTAACCAATCTTACAGAAGCTGTTCAAATTGCAACAGAAAGCAAAGACGCAAACACCTGGGAACTTACTGCTTTTAATACGCCGGGAAAAAGCCGCCAGGTTACTTTATCAATGCTCAATCATATGCTCGGCCACCTGAAACTGCAAACAGGAAGCACTGAAAGTGTACACTATTTCAAAGAAGGGAGAAGAATTGGTATAGAAATCGATAATGCCTTTCGGGTTACTGTTGCCGATATGTTGCTGGCCACAAATTACATGCAGTTAAATGAGCCCGATTCTGCTTTGCTTTATGCAAAGGAAGGTGAAGCGTACGGCATTCGTGGCGGCATTTCAAAATACCTTTCCAATATCTATTCTGTTATAGGAGATATCTATTGGCAAAAACGACTTGACACAACAGCATTGAACTATTATCACAAATCGCTTCAATATGCCATCCCCGAAGCAAACTTTACTGTTGTTGCCGGTGTATATGAAAGCCTCACTAACTACTATAAAACAAATGGAAATGCCGATTCATCGCTACATTATGCATCTAAAACCTTTGCAGTAGTTGAATCACTTGGCGCTGTAACTACATTCTGGTCCAGAGATATAAACCTTGGTAAGGTATACCAGAATCTTGCGACGGCTTATTTGCTAAAAAGAAATACCGACAGCGCCAACAAATACCTGCAACTTGCAATAACGGTGAAGGATAGTTTAACAACCAATAAATTAAGCAGACTTTCAGCCTTTCAACGTTTAACATTAGATGAACAAATCCGGTTACAGGAAGAAGAAAAGAAACGAACAGAAGCCGAAAACAAACGGCGAATGTATATCCTGTTTGCAGGCATTGCTGTGGCCATGATTATCATTTTGCTGATCTACCGCAATAACCGGCAAAAACAGAAAGCCTATGATCAGTTACAAATGCAAAAAGCAGAAACTGATCTGCAGAAAGAAAAAGCAGATACTGCTTTGCAGGAATTAAAATCAACACAGTCCCAACTCATCCAATCCGAAAAAATGGCAAGCCTTGGCGAACTCACCGCAGGTATTGCACATGAAATTCAAAATCCGTTAAACTTCGTCAACAATTTCAGTGAAGTAAGTAATGAGTTGATCGATGAAATGAATGTAGAATTAAACAAAGGAGATATTGAAGAAGCAAAAGCGATTGCAAATGATGTAAAACAAAACTTAGAAAAAATAAATCATCACGGTAAACGGGCCGATGCAATTGTAAAAGGGATGTTGCAGCATAGCCGCAGCAGCAGCGGGGCAAAAGAACCAACCGACATCAATGCATTGTGTGATGAATACCTCCGCCTCTCTTATCATGGTCTGCGTGCAAAAGACAAAACATTCAACGCAACATTGAAAACTGATTTTGATGCAGGCGTCGGCAACATCAACATTATTCCGCAGGATATCGGAAGAGTAATTCTGAATTTAATAACCAATGCATTTTATGTAGTGAATGAGAAATCAAAGCAGGGAATTGTGGACTATGAACCTACTGTTTCAGTGAGTACAAAAAAAGCGAACTCAAAAATTGAGATCATTGTAAAAGATAATGGCAACGGAATACCTGATTCTATCAAAGAAAAAATATTTCAACCATTCTTCACCACCAAACCAACGGGACAAGGAACGGGTTTGGGATTGAGTTTGAGCTATGATATTGTAAAAGCACATGGTGGCGAGTTGAAAGTGGCGACGAAAGAAGGAGAGGGAAGTGAGTTTACTATTCAATTACCTTTTTAA